The Balearica regulorum gibbericeps isolate bBalReg1 chromosome 5, bBalReg1.pri, whole genome shotgun sequence genome window below encodes:
- the PPP2R3C gene encoding serine/threonine-protein phosphatase 2A regulatory subunit B'' subunit gamma isoform X2, which produces MDWKRSLRGRLAARRAPKKSEQELKDEEMELFTKYYMEWKGGGKSDTTSYTNIPRFYYRLPAEDEVLLQKLREESRAVFLQRKSRELLDNEELQNLWFLLDKHQTSPMIGEEAMINYENFLKVGEKAGPKCKQFFTAKIFAKLLHNDPYGRVSIMQFFNYVMRKVWLHQTRIGLSLYDVAGQGYLRESDLENYILELIPTLPQLDGLEKSFYSFYVCTAVRKFFFFLDPLRTGKIKIQDILACSFLDDLLELRDEELSKESQETNWFSAPSALRVYGQYLNLDKDHNGMLSKEELSRYGTGTLTNIFLDRVFQECLTYDGEMDYKTYLDFVLALENRKEPAALQYIFKLLDIENKGYLNVFSLNYFFRAIQEQMKIHGQEPVSFQDVKDEIFDMVKPKDPYKISLQDLINSSQGDTVTSILIDLNGFWTYENREVLVASDNDNTADVDDT; this is translated from the exons ATGGACTGGAAGCGGAGCCTGCGGGGCCGCCTGGCCGCCCGCCGCGCCC CCAAAAAGAGTGAACAAGAGTTAAAGGATGAAGAAATGGAATTGTTCACAAAATATTACATGGaatggaaaggaggaggaaaaagtgaCACTACATCATATACGAACATACCACGATTTTACTACAGG CTGCCAGCTGAAGATGAAGTCTTGCTTCAGAAATTGAGAGAAGAATCTAGAGCAGTTTTTCTACAACGAAAAAGTAGAGAGTTGTTGGATAACGAAGAGCTGcag AATCTGTGGTTTCTACTGGACAAACATCAGACATCACCAATGATTGGGGAAGAAGCGATGATCAACTATGAGAACTTCTTGAAAGTTGGTGAAAAAGCTGGACCTAAATGCAA GCAGTTCTTCACAGCTAAGATCTTTGCTAAATTACTCCATAATGATCCTTATGGGAGGGTATCGATCATGCAGTTTTTCAATTATGTCATGCGAAAAG TATGGCTTCATCAGACAAGAATAGGTCTCAGTTTATATGACGTGGCAGGACAGGGCTACCTCAGAGAATCA GATTTAGAAAACTATATTTTGGAACTCATCCCTACCCTGCCACAACTGGATGgtttagaaaaatctttttactcCTTCTATGTCTGCACAGCAGTTAGAAAGTTCTTCTTCTTTCTGGATCCTCTCAGAACAG GGAAGATAAAGATACAGGATATTTTAGCTTGCAGCTTCCTGGATGACTTATTGGAG TTAAGGGATGAAGAACTTTCTAAAGAAAGTCAGGAAACAAACTggttttctgctccttctgcatTAAGAGTTTATG GACAGTACTTAAACCTTGATAAAGATCACAATGGCATGCTCAGCAAAGAAGAACTGTCCCGGTATGGAACAGGGACTCTGACCAACATATTTTTGGATCGTGTCTTTCAGGAATGCTTAACTTATGATGGAGAAATG GACTATAAAACCTACCTGGACTTTGTGCTTgcattagaaaacagaaaggagcctgcagctctgcaatatattttcaaactgCTTGATATAGAGAACAAAGGATACCTGAATGTCTTTTCccttaattatttctttagg gCTATTCAGGAACAAATGAAAATCCATGGACAAGAACCAGTTTCTTTTCAGGATGTCAAG GATGAAATCTTTGATATGGTAAAGCCCAAGGATCCTTACAAAATCTCCCTTCAAGACTTAATCAATAGCAGTCAAGGGGACACTGTTACCAGCATTCTCATTGACCTGAATGGGTTCTGGACGTACGAGAACAGAGAGGTCCTTGTGGCAAGTGATAATGACAACACTGCTGATGTTGACGATACATGA
- the PPP2R3C gene encoding serine/threonine-protein phosphatase 2A regulatory subunit B'' subunit gamma isoform X1, with protein MDWKRSLRGRLAARRAPKKSEQELKDEEMELFTKYYMEWKGGGKSDTTSYTNIPRFYYRLPAEDEVLLQKLREESRAVFLQRKSRELLDNEELQNLWFLLDKHQTSPMIGEEAMINYENFLKVGEKAGPKCKQFFTAKIFAKLLHNDPYGRVSIMQFFNYVMRKVWLHQTRIGLSLYDVAGQGYLRESDLENYILELIPTLPQLDGLEKSFYSFYVCTAVRKFFFFLDPLRTVFPFLAAGKIKIQDILACSFLDDLLELRDEELSKESQETNWFSAPSALRVYGQYLNLDKDHNGMLSKEELSRYGTGTLTNIFLDRVFQECLTYDGEMDYKTYLDFVLALENRKEPAALQYIFKLLDIENKGYLNVFSLNYFFRAIQEQMKIHGQEPVSFQDVKDEIFDMVKPKDPYKISLQDLINSSQGDTVTSILIDLNGFWTYENREVLVASDNDNTADVDDT; from the exons ATGGACTGGAAGCGGAGCCTGCGGGGCCGCCTGGCCGCCCGCCGCGCCC CCAAAAAGAGTGAACAAGAGTTAAAGGATGAAGAAATGGAATTGTTCACAAAATATTACATGGaatggaaaggaggaggaaaaagtgaCACTACATCATATACGAACATACCACGATTTTACTACAGG CTGCCAGCTGAAGATGAAGTCTTGCTTCAGAAATTGAGAGAAGAATCTAGAGCAGTTTTTCTACAACGAAAAAGTAGAGAGTTGTTGGATAACGAAGAGCTGcag AATCTGTGGTTTCTACTGGACAAACATCAGACATCACCAATGATTGGGGAAGAAGCGATGATCAACTATGAGAACTTCTTGAAAGTTGGTGAAAAAGCTGGACCTAAATGCAA GCAGTTCTTCACAGCTAAGATCTTTGCTAAATTACTCCATAATGATCCTTATGGGAGGGTATCGATCATGCAGTTTTTCAATTATGTCATGCGAAAAG TATGGCTTCATCAGACAAGAATAGGTCTCAGTTTATATGACGTGGCAGGACAGGGCTACCTCAGAGAATCA GATTTAGAAAACTATATTTTGGAACTCATCCCTACCCTGCCACAACTGGATGgtttagaaaaatctttttactcCTTCTATGTCTGCACAGCAGTTAGAAAGTTCTTCTTCTTTCTGGATCCTCTCAGAACAG tgtttccttttcttgctgcaGGGAAGATAAAGATACAGGATATTTTAGCTTGCAGCTTCCTGGATGACTTATTGGAG TTAAGGGATGAAGAACTTTCTAAAGAAAGTCAGGAAACAAACTggttttctgctccttctgcatTAAGAGTTTATG GACAGTACTTAAACCTTGATAAAGATCACAATGGCATGCTCAGCAAAGAAGAACTGTCCCGGTATGGAACAGGGACTCTGACCAACATATTTTTGGATCGTGTCTTTCAGGAATGCTTAACTTATGATGGAGAAATG GACTATAAAACCTACCTGGACTTTGTGCTTgcattagaaaacagaaaggagcctgcagctctgcaatatattttcaaactgCTTGATATAGAGAACAAAGGATACCTGAATGTCTTTTCccttaattatttctttagg gCTATTCAGGAACAAATGAAAATCCATGGACAAGAACCAGTTTCTTTTCAGGATGTCAAG GATGAAATCTTTGATATGGTAAAGCCCAAGGATCCTTACAAAATCTCCCTTCAAGACTTAATCAATAGCAGTCAAGGGGACACTGTTACCAGCATTCTCATTGACCTGAATGGGTTCTGGACGTACGAGAACAGAGAGGTCCTTGTGGCAAGTGATAATGACAACACTGCTGATGTTGACGATACATGA
- the PPP2R3C gene encoding serine/threonine-protein phosphatase 2A regulatory subunit B'' subunit gamma isoform X3: MELFTKYYMEWKGGGKSDTTSYTNIPRFYYRLPAEDEVLLQKLREESRAVFLQRKSRELLDNEELQNLWFLLDKHQTSPMIGEEAMINYENFLKVGEKAGPKCKQFFTAKIFAKLLHNDPYGRVSIMQFFNYVMRKVWLHQTRIGLSLYDVAGQGYLRESDLENYILELIPTLPQLDGLEKSFYSFYVCTAVRKFFFFLDPLRTVFPFLAAGKIKIQDILACSFLDDLLELRDEELSKESQETNWFSAPSALRVYGQYLNLDKDHNGMLSKEELSRYGTGTLTNIFLDRVFQECLTYDGEMDYKTYLDFVLALENRKEPAALQYIFKLLDIENKGYLNVFSLNYFFRAIQEQMKIHGQEPVSFQDVKDEIFDMVKPKDPYKISLQDLINSSQGDTVTSILIDLNGFWTYENREVLVASDNDNTADVDDT, translated from the exons ATGGAATTGTTCACAAAATATTACATGGaatggaaaggaggaggaaaaagtgaCACTACATCATATACGAACATACCACGATTTTACTACAGG CTGCCAGCTGAAGATGAAGTCTTGCTTCAGAAATTGAGAGAAGAATCTAGAGCAGTTTTTCTACAACGAAAAAGTAGAGAGTTGTTGGATAACGAAGAGCTGcag AATCTGTGGTTTCTACTGGACAAACATCAGACATCACCAATGATTGGGGAAGAAGCGATGATCAACTATGAGAACTTCTTGAAAGTTGGTGAAAAAGCTGGACCTAAATGCAA GCAGTTCTTCACAGCTAAGATCTTTGCTAAATTACTCCATAATGATCCTTATGGGAGGGTATCGATCATGCAGTTTTTCAATTATGTCATGCGAAAAG TATGGCTTCATCAGACAAGAATAGGTCTCAGTTTATATGACGTGGCAGGACAGGGCTACCTCAGAGAATCA GATTTAGAAAACTATATTTTGGAACTCATCCCTACCCTGCCACAACTGGATGgtttagaaaaatctttttactcCTTCTATGTCTGCACAGCAGTTAGAAAGTTCTTCTTCTTTCTGGATCCTCTCAGAACAG tgtttccttttcttgctgcaGGGAAGATAAAGATACAGGATATTTTAGCTTGCAGCTTCCTGGATGACTTATTGGAG TTAAGGGATGAAGAACTTTCTAAAGAAAGTCAGGAAACAAACTggttttctgctccttctgcatTAAGAGTTTATG GACAGTACTTAAACCTTGATAAAGATCACAATGGCATGCTCAGCAAAGAAGAACTGTCCCGGTATGGAACAGGGACTCTGACCAACATATTTTTGGATCGTGTCTTTCAGGAATGCTTAACTTATGATGGAGAAATG GACTATAAAACCTACCTGGACTTTGTGCTTgcattagaaaacagaaaggagcctgcagctctgcaatatattttcaaactgCTTGATATAGAGAACAAAGGATACCTGAATGTCTTTTCccttaattatttctttagg gCTATTCAGGAACAAATGAAAATCCATGGACAAGAACCAGTTTCTTTTCAGGATGTCAAG GATGAAATCTTTGATATGGTAAAGCCCAAGGATCCTTACAAAATCTCCCTTCAAGACTTAATCAATAGCAGTCAAGGGGACACTGTTACCAGCATTCTCATTGACCTGAATGGGTTCTGGACGTACGAGAACAGAGAGGTCCTTGTGGCAAGTGATAATGACAACACTGCTGATGTTGACGATACATGA